From Acidimicrobiia bacterium, one genomic window encodes:
- a CDS encoding NAD-dependent epimerase/dehydratase family protein: protein MPDVFITGGSGFVGGAVLRRLVADGRHVRALVRSDEGEGVVVAAGAEAVRGDLLKPGDWARSLRGCSTLYHTAGEVAMCDPKRLEVNVAGTRTVIAAAGREGVGRIVHTSSAATIGEERGTVGTEATEHQGHHQSAYARSKREAEQVAFSDAASMGIDLVAVNPSSVQGPGRTHGTARLFIGFLNGKLRWAVRTRLPLVFVDDAVSAHLLAEQVGVPGERYLVNGWSPTIEEAVEVLGRVAGVDQRIRYLPAWTLTAAATVTEVLWRAVGKKPPVCRAMAREVHHAHVFDGSKAERDLGLRYTPPEEWLARTVEWYRSQGLLPRS, encoded by the coding sequence GTGCCTGACGTTTTCATCACCGGTGGCTCGGGCTTCGTCGGCGGGGCGGTGTTGCGCCGGCTCGTCGCCGACGGACGGCATGTGCGCGCTCTGGTCCGCTCCGACGAGGGGGAGGGGGTCGTGGTCGCGGCCGGGGCGGAGGCAGTACGCGGCGATCTACTGAAACCGGGCGATTGGGCCCGAAGCCTGCGTGGGTGCAGCACGCTCTATCACACCGCCGGTGAGGTGGCGATGTGTGATCCGAAACGCCTCGAGGTCAATGTCGCCGGTACCCGGACGGTGATCGCCGCGGCGGGGCGAGAGGGGGTGGGTCGCATCGTGCACACCTCCTCGGCCGCCACGATCGGAGAGGAACGCGGGACGGTCGGTACCGAGGCCACCGAGCACCAGGGGCATCACCAATCTGCCTACGCCCGATCCAAGCGCGAGGCCGAACAGGTGGCGTTTTCCGATGCCGCCAGCATGGGAATCGATCTGGTGGCGGTCAACCCGTCGTCGGTGCAGGGGCCGGGTCGCACCCACGGGACCGCCCGGCTCTTCATCGGGTTCCTCAACGGGAAGCTCCGTTGGGCGGTCCGCACCCGCCTTCCGCTCGTGTTCGTCGACGATGCGGTGTCGGCGCACCTGCTGGCTGAACAGGTCGGGGTCCCCGGTGAGCGGTACCTGGTGAACGGCTGGTCGCCCACCATCGAGGAGGCGGTGGAGGTGCTCGGCCGGGTCGCAGGAGTGGATCAACGGATCCGCTACCTCCCCGCATGGACCCTGACCGCCGCAGCGACCGTCACCGAGGTGCTGTGGCGAGCCGTGGGCAAGAAACCACCCGTGTGCCGGGCGATGGCCCGCGAGGTTCACCACGCCCACGTCTTCGACGGCAGCAAGGCCGAAAGGGACCTGGGCCTCCGCTACACCCCCCCGGAGGAGTGGCTGGCACGCACGGTGGAGTGGTATCGGAGCCAGGGACTGCTGCCCCGGTCGTGA